Below is a genomic region from Triticum dicoccoides isolate Atlit2015 ecotype Zavitan chromosome 5A, WEW_v2.0, whole genome shotgun sequence.
atgaccgttcctagctagtggttgaatcttggaatttttttggtgtttctctgataaaatagatacttatgtacctagaaatgatttttggaaaaaataaagagcaaactagaaggcagctacagttcaaatttgactcgcttccagctaaaccggcgaaaatttgtctttttcacgagaggtggatcaaaactttttacacccaaccatttggtcaattgtgcatgaaatatggcctagtattttagaaaaatgattcggtccaattttgcaacaaatatattataggttcttcacaaaaaaacctccttttgggcactcgaaaaatggaaatggttttttcgtccaaagaaaatgaaaactccctttgtcaatattgtttgccattccaagatgcaaacTTGTGCGAAATATggaatcatttgaacaaatatttgataggactttcacaaagatactcattttgagcactgaaaaatggaatgaatttttttatcttgaatcgatcatgaccaatttatattggtcataaggtcatcaaatggtttgctgcgttctgattggaccatgagcatatcacgcggatcacACATCAACCACCGTCGGATGCTTCCGGATCCAACGGCCCAAACCCACCCGAGCCGAAACCCTAGGTCTGTCCTGATGGACATTTTCCACCCACCCCCCGCCTCtagtctttctttctttctctccctcccccctcagatcctctcccctctcccccgtgCAGCGAACCCTAGCCCCTGTCTCCCCCGCACACCACTCCTCATCCCTTCTAGATCACAGCCGCCACCTCCTCCTTTCTAGATCGCCACCGCCACCGTCCTTTCCTCTCTGCCTCGCCTCTGTCTCCCAccgtctcccctctccctccctcagatcCGCCGCCGTCTGCCTCCGCatggcctccacctccacctccagccCCACCGCACACCACTCCTCTCTCTCCCTGCGTGACGAACCCTAACGCTCAGATCTAGATCCCTCCCATCGCCGCCAGCCACCTCCCCCATCTCCCTCACCTCGCCACCGGCCATGACCTCggctctcccctcccctccctcatCAGACGAGAACCCCGAGGGCGTGCTGTCCGGCGAGTGGCCCGGCAACTTCTCCCTCGCCAGCTACGACAACCTCCGCCAGTACCTCGAGTCCCATATCGTCTCCACCGACAAGGTCCGTCCGTCGCTCGCTCACCTTCTTGCCAGATGCGTTCTATTCACCTTTTTTTTTGGCTGGATCTGATGGGTTTCTGGCGGTTCCGTCGCGACTGCATCGAATTGAATCTGGTTCGGTTCGTCTGCTGCAGATGAGCCCCACGGCAAAGCTCGGGGAGGTGATGTCGCGCCCGGTGGAGGTGGCCACGCCGGACCAGAAGCTGGCCGAGATCGACGCCCTCTTCGCCACCCAGTCCGGCCTGCCCGTCGTCGACGGCGAGGGCAGGTGCATCGGGGTCGTCTCCAAGAAGGACAAGGCCAGGGCCTCCAATGGGGTGAGTCTGTGCTCTTCAACCAATTGTATCTTGAACCATCATTTGTTAGAATATATGTCTAATCTGACAGAAGGCATGGATTGGGAATTGTTCCTGTCTTGTTTGATTTGTCTGAACATAGATTTATGTCAAAGTCAAATTCAGTTGTATGCTCAACCCACTGTTAGATTTACAGTACCACTAGCTGCACTTTCAGTTCATACTGAATGCTGAAGcacaaaatataatcaaatttaggCAAACAATAACACGTTGAGGTCCCCTGAGGTTGGTACCTGAATATTCAGGGATTGGACTAGATAGCATGAACTTCAAAGACTAACCTCGAATGCACAGAACATTTGGGGGCGGAAAGAAAATGGTGCCTGCTGGAGCACAAATTGTATAACTAAAAGAATTTAACCATTAACATGTTCAAGTCCTGTAAGGTGGTACCACAACATTTAGGGGTTGAATTAGATGGTGTGAACTTTCAAAGATAACCTCAAGTGCGTAAAAACATCGACCCTGAATTTTGCATCGAACATGCTGAATATTACTGATGTCCATTGGGCAGCAGTTACCTATATATGAACCAGCCTGCAAGTGAGGAATAACAAAAGTTTAACCCCATAGAAAATTTTGTCTCGATTGTTTTTACAGGTTAAGAAAATAAATATCAGTTAACTAGTAAAATATCGAGATGCAAATTGAGTATGTATGAACTAATCTTCGACAGTTAGTTTTTAACACATTATTGTATTCCAGGACCTATTTAATTGTAGTCTAAATCATCACTAAATGGTGACATGTGTGTTAGAAACATCCCTAAATAAAGGCCGCTACTTCTAAGACTCTCGCCTTACTTCTAATAATCTTTGGTTTGGCTTTGATATGACCTCATGTGCACTAAACTATACTAGAGAATAATGTGAGATTTTTTTGTAAGTTTCTGAGATTCAGTCTATAAGCATTTTTGGTGACGTTGATCCATCCTTGCCTGTTCTTATGATGCAGTTGGACTCAACCATTGGAGAAGTCATGTCCTCTCCTGCTGTAACTCTGACTCTAGAGAAGACTGTCTTGGGTAACTTTTGCTTCCCTCTACACTACAGCCATACAGCTCTACAACATAATAGCTACTGTAATAAAGAAATGTAATGTATTTTCAGTAAGATGTGCTAATGTGTTTTTTTAACTTGTTTCATGAGCAGAAGCTGCTGCACTAATGCTCAAGCACAAAGTTCACAGGATACCAGTTGTGAATGAACAACAGCAAGTGATCGGTAAGAGTTGGCAAATCCCTTTGATTGCCATTTCTGAAAAATAATAATTAGATCCAGCAATTTACTTGATATGGTTACCATAAATGCCACTCGATGCAGTGTAGTTTAAAAAGAAAAGTTTGCCGCTATGTAGAACCATTGGTTTTGCTGTTTGCATTTGGATAGTAGGGTAAAGATGTCGGGTACCTGCTGGTTAGATTGTAACTgagtgatgctcttatgaaattatgCATTTTAGTTTTCTTTCTGCCTTATCAAGACTCGTATTTCTTGGACATTCTACTACCAGTATAATCTACATTCCCAGTTATCTTATGAAATAATGGTAACATGTTTGATGTTATGCTGATGAGGAGTTGAACTTTATTTTTTCCAGGTTCTTCTTTGGTGTATCAGGCCTGGTGTAATTTGTTTTCAAAAGTGAGCTTGTTGTACAGTCCAATTCATCTGGGAAAATTAACTTATGGAGAGTTCTTCGCGATGTTGCTTGCATATATTTCTTTTGTCTAACGAACTGGATGCTTAAATTTTGGATATAAACATTGAGTAGGTGCTAAAATGTTTTGCTAATAATAGTTTCCAACTTGCTTTTAGCAGAACTACATAACTATAAAAATACATCAAAACTATTATAGCTCAATCAATTTGCATATTTTAATTATGTGTACTCAAAATTGAAACTGTTATCAGAATTGTGATATTGTGCATTGGCTTGCTGAACCCTTGTGCTGGCTAGAAATGTAGAATTGTGATATTTTGCTGGGAGCACTCTTGCTACAGTCATTAGCTCATAAGCATCATACCATATGTTTTCTTATAAGCAAACTATATTGATGGTTGCAAGATAAGTTAAAATATACTAGTGCTACCTtgaaatgtcaaatacatgttcgctCTCAGCTGGGATATTGGATTGTACTTAGTTATGTGACTCGTTCATGTTCGCGCTGCTTGTTAAGTGATTACCTTTATGTACTTGCTACAAGTAAGATGGTCAATACATGCTTGTTTTGTATCTATTCCAGAACAGTTTGCTTGGTCGCCTGATGCTTGATGCATGTATAATGTGACTCACACATCATGAAATCTGAATAACTTTGACATAGTTGCTCTGTTATCTTGCACTGGGTTGATACTCGTCATTTTCCCTTCCCAAATATATCTCAGTTTTGCTGTTATGAGAATGCTATATGCATGGTTTCTTATTAGATCTCAAATTCTGCAGCTATTTTTCATTGTTAGGAGAGCTCCTCCCCATTCCTTCTTCTCTGATGTAGCTCCTGCATGGCCTTGGCCATGATTTGGGTTGGACGTGGGGCTGTACTAGTTACTGCTAGATGCTGTAACCAAGCATCAACTCCTACTGGAGCTCTCTGGTGATAAATTCATGTGGTTCTAGGGTATGTCAGTAGCTGCCCATGTGTACTTGCTTTACATATGTGCCCCTGTGATGCTCTGGTGATATGGAGTGGCTGATATCAAAATCATGGTGGTGTTGATCCTTATCTTGCGTGtctctggtggtggtggtgttgacaGCAGTTACACACCTAGCTTGTAATTAATATCATTACTGCTAATTTACCTCAAGTTAGTCTGAACATGGTTGAAATGAGCGCTGCTAATTTTGATGTCTAATATCAATTTTTACCCCAAGTCcttaagtaattattttcattacaTCAAAGTTAGCTGAGAATATTGACTATAATATTTTATGTATGACATGATGCATGTACACATACGGTTGAGAAAATACCGAGCTGCAGTGGAACAACTTGGAGTTAGAGAACTTCCAGGACAAGATCAACGAGGTGACCGGCGTTATGGTGGCTGTGTACGGCGGCGACCACAAGTTCTTCGGTGAGCTGGCAGTGTCCATATTGTGTGATATATGATGCTGCTCCGTTGTGCATCTCTcttttcttgtgtgttgcatcatTGTTGCTTGATAGAGTAAATGATTTCAGTTTTGGTTGTGTCCAATATTTACTATGTACCATGCTTAGTGTTTACTAAACTGAGGCATTGGGCATTGGAATTTAGGCATTTATGTATAATTTTAGTTTTGGATGTGTCCAATGCAAACATTGCTGTCAACTGTCAAGTTGATTTTAAAATGTCTCGTTAACTTCATTATTCTGTTATTTATTGTTAAATATGCTGTTAGATTTACTTCTATTTTGTTCCTAAACATTTTGTTCTGTAACATGCAGATGCTGGGCTTTCATGTTTCTTCGTGAGCATCAGGACAAAGAGGTCGGAGGAAGCATAGTTCTAACATTACTGTCAAGTGTCAAGTTTTGCATTAATGAAGCCCTTTATGATGCTCCTATTTGTATGTGTGTATGATGTAGCAGAACCTGGCTCATGTGATTGTACACTTGTGGAGCTTGTTATCTGATTGTAAACTTGATGCTGATCACATTTGTatgtgtgttatatgatgtagcaCTTTGATGGTTGATAATATTTGAAGTATTTCGTGTGTTCTctgtgtgccaatttaaatacCAGGTATTTATTTGCGTGAAATAAAAAAATGAAGAATATTGCCCTGATGG
It encodes:
- the LOC119300604 gene encoding uncharacterized protein LOC119300604, which translates into the protein MTSALPSPPSSDENPEGVLSGEWPGNFSLASYDNLRQYLESHIVSTDKMSPTAKLGEVMSRPVEVATPDQKLAEIDALFATQSGLPVVDGEGRCIGVVSKKDKARASNGLDSTIGEVMSSPAVTLTLEKTVLEAAALMLKHKVHRIPVVNEQQQVIGKSWQIPLIAISEK